The Salvelinus fontinalis isolate EN_2023a chromosome 31, ASM2944872v1, whole genome shotgun sequence genome has a window encoding:
- the fam43b gene encoding protein FAM43B, which translates to MLPWKRSKFVLVQDEAKIKPKRLIAGLTYQSILSSLMRSCPDLLPDSTTFNWLGSIFQTKRQKVELNKEEPTYTVRYLGSIVTITAKGGGCTQDPVAKIWQRSNYGEHSVKMRLTVGPQGIQMGTDKMGKKKPTNLYSLNRITYCTADPCRPKILAWIYRHQVKNKAVVLRCHAVLVSKSEKARAIANSLYQTSTSAFSEFKRLKRQSDFRHCQQQLLGEDMVPLMPLRRLLNGQCHYRPPADSPGGPSTTGLCSIAEEEEEEEEEEEEEEEDEREVEEEGYEADEETLSDTDLTHSYGSCEMNLGDIFDGLDECYINININISDSNNNTLTFVSSLV; encoded by the coding sequence ATGCTGCCCTGGAAAAGAAGTAAGTTTGTTCTGGTGCAGGATGAGGCCAAGATCAAGCCTAAGAGACTGATAGCTGGGCTGACCTACcagtccatcctctcctccctgatgcGCTCCTGTCCCGACCTGCTCCCCGACTCGACCACCTTCAACTGGCTGGGCTCCATCTTCCAGACCAAGAGGCAGAAGGTGGAACTCAACAAGGAGGAGCCCACCTACACTGTACGTTACCTGGGGAGCATTGTCACCATCACGGCTAAAGGAGGAGGCTGTACACAGGACCCAGTGGCTAAGATCTGGCAAAGGAGTAACTACGGAGAGCATAGCGTCAAGATGAGATTAACCGTGGGACCTCAGGGAATCCAGATGGGCACCGACAAGATGGGCAAGAAGAAACCCACCAACCTCTACTCTCTGAACCGGATCACCTACTGCACAGCTGACCCCTGCCGACCCAAGATCCTAGCCTGGATCTACAGACATCAGGTCAAGAACAAGGCGGTGGTTCTCCGGTGCCATGCCGTTCTGGTCAGCAAGTCAGAGAAGGCCAGGGCCATCGCAAATAGTCTCTACCAGACGTCCACCTCAGCCTTCAGTGAGTTCAAGCGGCTGAAGAGGCAGAGTGATTTCAGGCACTGCCAACAGCAGCTGCTGGGGGAGGACATGGTGCCGTTGATGCCCCTAAGGAGGCTGCTCAATGGGCAGTGCCACTACCGGCCACCTGCCGACAGCCCTGGAGGCCCCAGTACCACCGGTCTCTGCTCCATcgcagaggaggaagaagaggaggaggaggaagaggaggaagaggaagaagatgaaagggaggtggaggaagaggggtACGAGGCGGATGAGGAAACTCTATCGGACACTGACCTAACCCATTCATATGGGTCATGTGAGATGAACCTAGGGGACATATTTGATGGACTGGATGAGTGTTATATCAACATCAACATAAACATCAGcgacagcaacaacaacacactgacatTTGTCAGCTCTCTAGTGTGA